In the genome of Impatiens glandulifera chromosome 6, dImpGla2.1, whole genome shotgun sequence, the window ACTTCAATTCCATTCATGTTGTTGTTGACGCTGAATATTCCATGCTCCACATCATTATTCAATCCACTAAGTTTCAGATGAGTGAGAGTACCATTAAGATTCCAGATGCTATATAACAATTCATCCGAACATTCACCCTTAACATTTACACGTTTGAGTGATTTGAGATGAGGTGGCAAGGCCCCTAGCTTTGGACAATCATGTATAACCAACCTGGATAGATTAGGGAATGCTCTGGCACTAGGAATAGTAGGAGACACCAATTCCCTCAAATTCTTCATTTCTTTAATAACAAGTTTCTCTAACAAAGGGAATAGTACAATCATTTCATTGTCAACGCTGCTACTAGCAATAGTAGTACTAAGCTCAAGGCGTGTTAGAGAAGGATATGATTTTCCTACCCATTTAGGGAGATTTACACCTTTGTAACCAATCATTTTCAATATCTTCAGCTTTGCAGTTGAAACCTCTagagcttcaccaattttctcaTCTCTAGTACTCTTGCTCTCATTATTATCAACTTCATCATCTTCAACTATAGATCTCCATTTCAACTTCAATTCATTGATACTCGTCTTTTTAGCCATACTTATCCCTCTTTCCATAGATGCGTCACTAACTCTTCCCAGGTTCTTAATTTTCAAAGATCCGCGGATATCCAATTCTTTTAATTCATCTAGTTGGCAGTTTCTTCCCTTGTTGCTTATTACAAACAAGCTTAATGTCTTCAGATGTTTCAATTGCCCCATCCCTCTAGGCATATATTTTAATCCCTTACATTTCTCCAAATAAAGATGCCGTAGACTAATAAGGTTTTTCATATTTCTCGGTAAACTTTCAAGCTTAGAATACCCATTGAGTTTCAAAGTTTGTAAGTTTAAGAGATTACAAATACTATCAGGTAATGTTGTTTTCTGATCATTACCGGAAATTTCTAAATATCTAAGATGTTTTAGACATTCCAAGTTATACAAATATAGATACTTTTTCGATCTATTCATGTCCAATATCTGTTTGGATATCACTTTGGAGTATTGATCACCCAATTGTAGGTCTAATAGTTGTGAAAACCGATTATCCCGTATTAGTGTTAGTTCAAGGACACGTAAAGTCGGAAGTTCCTTCAAGGCCCTCAAAAATATCTGCATATCAGTAGCAGATGTGACATTGAGAAATATTAGCGATTGCAACCCTTCAATTTTCTTAAGGGAACGAACTGAGTTTTTGACAAATTCATCATCCATTACCGTTACATGACGAATTTTTCGTTTTAAACCATCACTTGAGCTATTAGCATCCAACTTATAACATTCATCTTTCATAACAGATTCGGAAAGATCGTGCATAAAATCGTGCATCTTACATATTTCATTTCCAGACTGATCGAATTTCTCGTCTTGAAAAAAGGATCTCCGACACAACTCATTCCAAATTGTATTCCCAATATCTTCCATTTCTTGGTTTTTAACTGTAGGAAGTAAATCATGGGCCATCCACAATTGGATTAATCTCTCCTTTTCAATTTCAGCATTCCTGGGAAATATAGCACAAAACACAAAGCATCTTCTCAAATGATAAGGGAGGTCATAATAACTCAATCTTAGAATAGACAagattaaattttcattttgtgaAATCTCCCATATCTCACTGTCTCTTATTCTGTACCATTCATTTTCGTCACAATTGGATTGCAATTGACTTCCCAAGACTTTGGTAACTAAGGGAACACCCTTACATTTTCTACTTATTTCTTTACCAATATTAATAAAGTGTGGAGGTTTTTGTTTTCCATGCACAAATGCGCGCTCTTCGAATAATAACCAACCATCATCTTGAGAGAGCGATGATAATTCAAAATGTGGAATTGTTTCCATGATTTCTGCCACATTTTTTTTACGTGTCGTTGTAAGGACAAATGCACCATTTGATCCACAATCCAAAATAGACCTCAATTGATCCCATGCATTAACGTCTTCATTCCAAACATCATccaatacaatcaaatatttttttccgcTCAATCTTTTTCTAACTTTTTTCTGCAATTCTTCCAAGCATGATTCTGCCTTTTCTTCTAAGATGGCTTTGATCACTAGCTTAATATCAAATTCATCAGAAACACAAACCCAGATTTTGGTTTCAAAATGCTTATCAATCTCCTCATCGTTGAAGACCGTTTGGGCGAGTGTTGTTTTACCAAGACCCCCAATTCCAACAATGGGTAGAACAGATAGTTTTTTATCAACACAAGCACCAGATGTATTATTGACCAGAATATCAATAAtctttttcttctcctcctctcTCCCATATACTTGCTTACAACTAGAAAGAGACATGGATTCACGCCAACTACTAGCAAACTTGTCAGGAATAGATTCACGCAAATGAAACTTGTGGCGCTCTGAAGAAATTTGGTCAAGCTTCTTTTGAACATCCTTAATTTTGTGACCAACTTTTAGACGTGTCATAGGAATGCTAAAAGGACGGGTTATTGAGTTGGTTACCTGGATCAGGGTTGAAGAGGAGGCATTACGCCTGTTGACTTGAAGACGAAGATCTTCAAAGGTGCATTCATCCATGATGTCTCGAACCTCGTACGCCACATCTTTCAGTTTCCGCAGCCAATCTTCCGTTTGTTTGTCCTTCTCTTGCACGTTCTTTCTCTCTGCATCCTCAAGTACGGCACTAATCGAAGATAGCGTGCTGGATAGCTTTTGAACCTCCTCCTTAAAACTCCAAAACAACGAGAATTTATCCTTAATCAGAGGTGCCAAGTTTGAAAGCAATCCACTGATTAGAGCTGCATCAGCCATGGTGGTTTCTCTCTCTCGATGATGAATGTTATCTTCTCACAAATGTTATCTTGTGTCTACTGAAGAACAATCATTGAAATTAATCACTTACAAAATGGACTTTTCTTTTCGTGTGGACTGTGGAccatacaataatataaaccacAATTTCTCTTGAAATATCTGAAAATGAATTATTGGCAATCTTAAGAGAATAAAGTTACTTTATTATTACTATTCAAGTTATAATCTATTCTCACCtgaaaaattaactataaattaatattgctatataattttatttcgtACCAAATCTCAgtttcattattcatttaaataaaagttcatgtactaaatttttatattccAATTCTGTTGGAAATATTAGATGATCTTCACatattgaaaatgttaaaatttaagttaaaaaatatataacactaatttatatattattgttaaccGGTCAAATACTTAATTTATCCTTTTTTTCATATTAGGAATTTAGGAACACCTCTTTGTTGAcctttcaaatttaattacgtATATAATGGCCTCATAAgacatctatttttttttttttccaataaataCTACATTTATGTTTAACTTAATTTGTCCACTAAAGTGGTGTAATTGTCTCAAATAACTTCTTTTCACAAATAGGATATTTCATAATGGATTGTGCATATCAAATTGAAATGGATTTTAGGTACCAAACTTCAATTAGGATGAATAGTCTTTTGGCAACCCGTTTTagcaattttaaatataacaagtacggattttacaatttttcttTACGGTTGAGTGTGGAGCTATTTTGAACCCATGAACTTGTGGGCATAATACTAATAGGCTTCTCTCATCATCTTTCATTTCTACTTTATTCTAACCCACGTAAAGTTttctaattctaaaaaaaaaagttttaaagaCCTAACTGaatatacaaacaaacaaaaattttagGGGATAGTATTTTTCCTCATTTCAATACAACCACAAGCACATGGAGTGTGTCAGTGTGGACCAAGAAATGTACAACCatctttattgaaaaattaaattgcaaTGTACCGTCCTTGTGTATAATGATGATATACattgcaaaaaaaataataaatgttaacTAAGTCTTAttgtgattttgaaaaaatatcttCCATTCAAGTTCCAACATCTTCTATTTGCTGGTAGGAATTAAACCATAGGTGATGTATTCACATTTGGAtaatctttctttttcatttttattttgcaaTAACATGTTAatgatattgtttatatttttcataaaaaatttggTATCCTTTGGAAATTTAACAACATAAACCAACTTTTAATAAGGGAAATCATAATAACTTtgctttttattttgataaaaaaaaaacaaatattcgTTTATTTAAGCCAatgtaaacaaaaaaaaactcaagtGTGTTagcaaaaatataaattttgaaatactaAGTTTCTTTTCTGAAAGACTAAAACGAGTCAAAAATACTTTTTACACTAAGAAtctccttttatttttttatgaaatggaATATCCCAACatcaaagaaaaaacaattaggAGTTTATCACTAAAGAGATTATCCAAACCTCGGTCAATTCCTTAATACACATGGTGTACCTCTTTCGACTTCTTTATCGTACATTTGTCTCCATTCAGAAGATTCATCCATTGCTTCTCTATTAACACGATGAAACTGCATCTTGCAAAGAATAAttgaaatacaaaatatattaccTTTTAATAGCCAGTCTAATTAGTCCATTTTTATAATACTCAACTATCTacctaatattaattataatgataCATGTCCTTTAGAAAATAGAAAACTACAATAATAGTGAACAAAAACCTAGCTACTTATCCTTTATAATGATACATATCCTTTTGAGGGAAAATGGTCATATGCTAAGAATGATGATGAAAATGCTCCAACAAAAACCTAGTTAgctacttattattttatatttgattgtcATGTTATTGACTTATTTTCATATACAAGTTTTGACATTTCAACTAATATGAAATGATTATCTAATTAAAAAGTGGCATCTAATATAAATTAGGACCCCTACAAAATTacataaattgaaattaatcacATACAAAATGGACCACACTTTCCTTTCCGGGTGGACCATtgatacaataatataaaccacaattttcttttgtaatttCTGAAAATGAATGATTGGCAATTTTAAGATAATAAAGTTACTTAATATTAGTGTTCAAGTTATAATCTATTCTCACATGAAAATTAAGTATAAGTTAACAttggtttataattttatttcataccAAATCTCACCAACTtataatgcaaaaaaaaaacaaagtctaaatttcattataattaagAGATATAACCAAGTCAcaatttcattattcatttaaataaaaaagtctatgtcaaaaaaatacatttatgcTTAGCTCAATTTGTCCACTAAACTTGTGTAATTgtctcaaataacttattttcacaaagaaaatattttacaataatatatatatttttaaaatgattaatttaataaaaaatcgtttaagcaccACCATAAAAACATGacataaaaaatttcataatcatatattaaattcatcttttattaattgtttcattttttacCTTGATAGTAtctaaccaaataaaaattatagtttacataacaataaatgaatataagtgACTGGTAACAACCAAATAACTAagaatattacaatatatttgtaattaatgTTACAACCTTTTTTAGCAACTTACAACGTCATGTTCCTAATATGTAGTGAATTGTGCGCATCAAATTGTAATGAATTTTAGGGACCGAATTTAAATGAGTATGATTAGTCATTTCACAACCGGTTTTAACAAATAGAACTAGTACAAATTTTACAACTTTTCTTtacaaccatatatatatttgtataaaatggTCCGGGTTTAGTTTTACATGTAAAACTAGTTTTTCATGTAAAACTAGTTTTTGTGCTCTAACTAGAGTCTTCTCTcatcatcttttatttttattttactctaGCTCTTTTATTCTTTATGTAGacaaaaattaatctaaactAAGGTTTTTTTAATTCACAATAAAGTATTAAGTATCTAACTGAGTATAAAAACAAAGTTTAGGAATGTATAGTAAAAAAACACTTATATATAGTTTTACCTCCATTCAATGTAAAAAActctttgtaaaaaaaaaaattgcattgTATAAAGTGTTAGAAATCTCAGAAATTTATGAGTCTAAATCAAACTTCTCTAACCCACCATAAAACTTGAAGAACTTATAAatacacaaataaaatttaggaacttatataataaaaaatacttatttgaatcaaatagtTTTCTCTCGATTCAATGCAACGATATGTGatgattgttggaattttaaactaaatcataaattttattaacgaatgaaaataagaatttgggtagataaaattaaatgaaattcaaacgaaatttaaacaaattcaaactgaattaaagtgaaatttgatacaaataattattattataattaatttgttaattgtttaattaacattatttaatgatttaagaagaaattaaaaaattgaattaattcaattttgttaattgtcatcATGAGATTATTTctatcaatttattaacaattaGAAAAAAAGTCATGTAAAGTATATTTTCTAATGGAGAGGAAATAGAAAGGGCAATGAAGAGACAATTAATGTCATCCGTTTCATCAATGATTAATAGttggttttattatttcaacaatataaatagTCCTTCTATCTAATTCTAACAAGATCTCGTCTTATcacttctcactctagaattccaaaagttcTCTCCTTATTTTGTGAGTAATCATCGACGCTAGTCAAGTTCGATgcgtagtgatttcagtgcagaattaCTACTAGATTTGTTGTACCCTGAGAGACAGTTATCTGCTATAAGCTCCAACataaacgggagacgatgaaactgttttaagagaaaATGTGTTAAgtacatgcctcgaatcaacatctcaaatCGGTGATTTCATTTTTtcgtattttctattttctatgatttatttgtaatatcgttctcttatatatttttgtaatttaaagaCAAGAAATCTAATAGTGTGGACtacaaaaataacaattctttataaaaaaattaaattaaattgcaaTATATAAAGTGTTTGTCcaagacaaatattattttaaatcaaagtTTTCTAATTTTCAATAAGTTTTGAAGGTCTAACtgaatataaaaacaatgtttagGGGCTTGAATTATAAAAGATCTTTAATGGTACTTTTCCCTCAATTTAATACAACCACAAGCACATGCCGTGTGTGGACCAAGAAATGGACAACcatctttataaaaaataaattgaaatgtgTAAGAGTTTGATAAATCCATCCTTGTTTGCAATGATATACATTGCTAAAAAATGGATAATcatctctttatattatttgatggGTGATATAAATGAGCCAATATAAGAATCTTTTGAAACAAAATGAAAACTTTGCAAAATATCTGTGAATCAAATCTAATCGGTGGAGAGATTTTAAGTCTAGTTGTGATCTTGAAAAAATATCTTCAATTCAAGTTGTGTTTCCAACTTCTTCTACTTGCTGTTTTTTTGTGGTAGGAATTAAACTATAGGTCATGTATCcaagtttgaataaaaaaaattgatttacattattattgtGAAATATTATCTCGATGAAGTCTTGTTTATaacataaacaaacttttaataAGGGATAtcataataacttaatatttagataggcaaagttattatttttattttttcatatggGATATCTTTTATTTGGATCAATTATGGATCCAAAACTAAAAGAATTAGCATGAATTCCGtgcataaaatatatataaaatagtatttatttataaatattttagataaaattaaatattattcaaatttaattaatttaaaggtggttttaatttgtaaaaattaagtttaatcttaaaaacttaatgttaacatatattttatcctctCGACACCccacttaacccctcaattgacctccatctcgtaacctcacacttttaatTGCTCGGCAAAGCACcaaccaatcttagtcgacctcaattgatgacacatctcttatctctcatcaaactcaaccactaactcTCCCCCTATTGAcactcatcttgtgactcacaatttttcatatgcctctttatcccctcgacaaaccacctacTAACTATAatattgtgactcacactttttcatacgTCTCTTTATTCATCGACAAACCACTAATCAATCTTAGTTGACCTCTCTTTTAattactctcacttcaacaaatcaacaaccaacctcaattgatcacagacctcttatccaacgtcaaaccaaccattaaccaCCATCCGACCTTCATCCTGTGACCTCACACcatcaaatgctcgtcaaaccaaccactaattttgacctcacattcgacaaaccacccaccacccgacatccatctcgtgatctcacactgTCAAATGCTCGctaaactaaccactaattccgattTTGTTGGAGATAATAAATGAtgttaaatttaagttaaaaaatatataacactaatttatatattattgttaaccGGTCATAtacttattttacttttttttttctttatgttttgtcatattaggaatttaagagcACCTCTTTGTCTTTGTTGacctttaaaatttaattaggtaTACCAATCCCATCAGTAAGACAATATTCTTTCAGTGTACATTTAtgtttaacttaatttttccaCTAAACTTGTATAattatctcaaaaatattttatagtgaATTGTGGGTATCAAATTGCATTGGATTTTAGGGACCATGCACATTTACAAATAGTCCTTTGGTAACCAATTTTagcaattttaaatataactagTACAAATATTACAACTTTTTTTACGGATAATTTTTTGCATTAGTAATATGGTATTGTTGGCGTTTGGTTAATTCGAATAAAATTTCATGATATTGATATCATCTACCAATATTTTAGCCTACTTGTAGCATGTTATAGTAAATATGCATGTCGAGATAATCTTATTCTTCACTTAGCAATCTTATATGAACTTTTGGCGAGTTCATGGATGGATGATTTGGTTATATCCTTTCatcatgttgtttttgtttttgttatattttttcctTGTATAGATTagtgaattttaaataatagtagTAAATGATGGAAGTCCAGATGGTAGTCAATATATTGTCAAAAAAAAGTTGCAGGAAAGTTATGGAAAAAAGTTTCAGAAAATTTATAGAGAAAAACTCACTCTAAAACCCTTACCAAATTGTTTAATTGTTGTGGTTGGCCACTTTTACCATTTTTATGACCCATCATTGTTGTTTTGCTGAGAAAGTTTAGTTATGTATGTAAATATGTTGATCTCAAACAAATGGATGCTTATTTGATAGAGATTTAATTTTAGAACTGATATACTCATAGTCTAAATTGTGAgtggtaaattataatttgtaatattaatattgCAGGAATTACACAGGTACTTAGAAGGAGTGAAAAACTATCAAATTGAATAAAGAGGATTAAAAAAGCTGGTAGcatatagttttttatttttaagcaaTTGGTACATTTataagaacaatttatttttaaatattttatgtatattaaaaataataaaaaccggTTAAACACAATGAAAAAACatgaaatgagaaaataaaaataaaataaaaaacaagaaaaatataatcaaccacgttactcaataggttatcgagctcgtagGTTCTCGAGAAAAGCAATTAACTCCCCAACCGACTCCACCAATTTTTCGGAACGAATCTCagaaaatgttataataataaattataatgatacaCATCAAatgactacgatcattgaaggTTCGACGATTTTTCTCTAACTAGATAGTCCATCAGAATGCATAATGTATTGTTCAGACAAGGACACTTGTTTTTGTCCCACCAAAAgtaaactctattatgggaaGAACACTCACTAATATTTAAACTCCTTCTATATTTAATTCGGCTAATGAAACCACTACACCGAGAATCTCCTTAACTGTAGTATTTTTGCAAATATCAATGGAAGCTATCTCATTATACATCGCAACTAGACTTTTAACACTACACCAAATATCGTCTCAAAAACTAATCGAAAATCAATTTGTTGGATTTTTTGTTTGGGCTCTCAACTATGAAAAAGGTTCAAAAGTGGTTCAAGtaatatagtattttaaatGGTTGTGATATATCCCTAATAGATCTAATATTTAATAGAGCAACATCATTAAGAAAGAgaggttaaaaattaaaagagaggtagAAAGAGAAATTCTAACAATAGACTTGCGCCTATAGTCGCACAAGGTTCATCAAACAGACGATTGGAGATTTAAACGGAGTCCGATTAAGTTGAGATTTTTTCAAAAGGTTGGTAATTCATTCCTATATATTTTCAATGGTCGGAACAAGTGTTGGACATCTCAAAGTTTAATTTTATGGGGTTTAAAGTTTCTACATAGTTTGAGTTTATTTGCCTTGTTTAGGACCAAACACtttgtatattttttgttatgtCATTTTATCTTTCTACGTTATTAAAAGGTTGTTATACC includes:
- the LOC124941355 gene encoding disease resistance protein RGA2-like; translated protein: MKNLISLRHLYLEKCKGLKYMPRGMGQLKHLKTLSLFVISNKGRNCQLDELKELDIRGSLKIKNLGRVSDASMERGISMAKKTSINELKLKWRSIVEDDEVDNNESKSTRDEKIGEALEVSTAKLKILKMIGYKGVNLPKWVGKSYPSLTRLELSTTIASSSVDNEMIVLFPLLEKLVIKEMKNLRELVSPTIPSARAFPNLSRLVIHDCPKLGALPPHLKSLKRVNVKGECSDELLYSIWNLNGTLTHLKLSGLNNDVEHGIFSVNNNMNGIEVVLFPLLKILSIGNMKNLRELVSPTIPSVGAFPNLRELSIFDCPKLGALPPHLKSLKEVYIWGECSDELLYSISNLSALTCLSLGFMNERSVLFGAGYMALMLDDEAQLGGVGRSTFQSLQTLYIRGCKKLRRLFDERMISKISGCQNKHFINSLTELSIWYCTELMISVEEFVGNLNINNNSLQILRIVKCPKLVSSEEADDVIALLRSLRTRLKVFRVDNLLEVE
- the LOC124943091 gene encoding putative disease resistance protein RGA3; translated protein: MADAALISGLLSNLAPLIKDKFSLFWSFKEEVQKLSSTLSSISAVLEDAERKNVQEKDKQTEDWLRKLKDVAYEVRDIMDECTFEDLRLQVNRRNASSSTLIQVTNSITRPFSIPMTRLKVGHKIKDVQKKLDQISSERHKFHLRESIPDKFASSWRESMSLSSCKQVYGREEEKKKIIDILVNNTSGACVDKKLSVLPIVGIGGLGKTTLAQTVFNDEEIDKHFETKIWVCVSDEFDIKLVIKAILEEKAESCLEELQKKVRKRLSGKKYLIVLDDVWNEDVNAWDQLRSILDCGSNGAFVLTTTRKKNVAEIMETIPHFELSSLSQDDGWLLFEERAFVHGKQKPPHFINIGKEISRKCKGVPLVTKVLGSQLQSNCDENEWYRIRDSEIWEISQNENLILSILRLSYYDLPYHLRRCFVFCAIFPRNAEIEKERLIQLWMAHDLLPTVKNQEMEDIGNTIWNELCRRSFFQDEKFDQSGNEICKMHDFMHDLSESVMKDECYKLDANSSSDGLKRKIRHVTVMDDEFVKNSVRSLKKIEGLQSLIFLNVTSATDMQIFLRALKELPTLRVLELTLIRDNRFSQLLDLQLGDQYSKIFRNFR